From the genome of Streptomyces sp. NBC_00523:
GCCCGAGCCGCCCGCGCACTGTTGCGCACCGACTCCGCCACGGCGGGCTCGATCTCCTCCACGACCTGCGCGTACTCCTCCATCTCGGCCGCCCCGCGCAGGAACTCGCCCGCGCGCACCAGCAGCTGGGCGTGCTCGTAGCGCAGCCTGGCCGGATGCGAGGGCAGCAGCAGCGACAGCTCGGCCGCCCAGAGCGCCACGGCCGTGTGCTCCGGGCGGGCCGCGGCCCAGGCCCGGATGTTGTTCAGGACCCGCAGCACGACCTCCAGCGGCCGCGCGGGCTCCAGCGACGACGGCTCCCACCGCTCCCCGGTCGCGCTCGTCACCATCAGCTCCGCGTCCTGGTCCGTCAGCGGCCGCCCCCCGGCGAACGGATCGGCGAGCACCCGCTCGGCCGGGTCGCCGAAGCCGACCACGAAATGCCCCGGCAGAGCCACCCCGTACACCGGGGCGCCCGCCCGCCGGGCGACCTCGATCCACACC
Proteins encoded in this window:
- a CDS encoding transglutaminase-like domain-containing protein is translated as MAAEGNDREELRRRFAEEARAERPDLALLCLLVAAEADPELDAHGIDEAQIELDRLAGMLPYGLRGAHDWASALAELLGERCGFEGAAADYQRLESSLLHEVLRRRRGLPILLSVVWIEVARRAGAPVYGVALPGHFVVGFGDPAERVLADPFAGGRPLTDQDAELMVTSATGERWEPSSLEPARPLEVVLRVLNNIRAWAAARPEHTAVALWAAELSLLLPSHPARLRYEHAQLLVRAGEFLRGAAEMEEYAQVVEEIEPAVAESVRNSARAARALLN